A window of Brevibacillus sp. DP1.3A genomic DNA:
CCCTTATGCCCTCACTGCGGCCGGAATCCTATTAGCGTGCGGCATCTTGAAGTCTTTTACAATCGAAAGTGTTGTCCAAGGCATTCTAGCAGCGGGAGTCGCCAGCCTAACCCATCAACTATGGAAACAGACGTCCGATAAAAGAAGCGACGACCAATCATGACTCCACAAGCGTTCATTTCCAAAATCGCGCCATTAGCAGTAGCCGAAATGAAACGTTCTCGCATACCGGCTTCTCTAACGATCGCACAAGCAATCCTTGAATCTGGTTGGGGCACATCCGAGCTGGCAACCAAAGCAAACAACCTGTTTGGGATCAAAGGCAAAGGGCCTGCAGGAATCTATCAATATGTCTCACCCGAATATGTGAGCAACAAAAAAATCGAAAAGCTATCAGATTTCCGGAAATACAACACCTGGCATGAAAGCATAAAAGACCACACAGACAAACTGTTGGAGCCCAGATATTCAAAGGCATTGGGTGCAAGCTACAGAGCGGCTTGTCACG
This region includes:
- a CDS encoding phage holin family protein, whose product is MNPTELLTLAQQYMSDNVLIVFVVLLLIGYFLKRTPHVQDWMIPYALTAAGILLACGILKSFTIESVVQGILAAGVASLTHQLWKQTSDKRSDDQS